Proteins encoded together in one Candidatus Sulfotelmatobacter sp. window:
- a CDS encoding DUF192 domain-containing protein, which yields MAFFSGQGQAFNQTRQAYLATAMAVADTHWTRLRGLLGLQQSDFRNGSGLWIVPCHGVHTFGMGFPIDVVYLDRGMTVIHIQNDLQPWRFAPVRSQAASVLELPSRIAAETRTAVGDKIEITMQTDGRVPPS from the coding sequence ATGGCATTTTTTTCAGGGCAGGGACAAGCTTTCAACCAAACCCGCCAGGCGTACCTCGCCACCGCCATGGCCGTGGCCGACACCCATTGGACGCGACTCCGCGGCTTGCTTGGACTTCAACAGAGTGACTTTCGTAACGGCTCCGGCCTCTGGATCGTTCCCTGCCACGGCGTTCATACTTTCGGAATGGGATTCCCCATCGACGTGGTGTATCTCGATCGCGGCATGACAGTGATCCATATCCAAAACGACCTGCAACCGTGGCGCTTCGCCCCGGTGCGATCGCAAGCCGCGTCGGTTCTGGAACTACCGAGTCGAATCGCCGCCGAAACCAGGACCGCAGTGGGCGATAAAATCGAAATTACGATGCAAACGGATGGTAGAGTACCGCCCTCGTGA
- a CDS encoding type II secretion system F family protein, whose translation MLPLLLVVVVFVTVVMAVFAFGAAVVAPSSILGARLRALGGQQQQQAENKPAIRERIEQALDPISKALPLSPADVSRTRAWLIQAGFRDPIHVNYYFGARLLAAAAGFAAVALFAGFDNLFLIVGIPGLGFFLPRFILKRMIKDRQNRIRLGLPDALDLTVICVEAGLALDQALTRVGQDLHHAHPDLSDEFHLVNLEMRAGKPRVEALRNLVDRTGVDDIRSLVGTLIQTDRFGTSVAQALRVHSDSLRTERRQRAEEQAAKTTIKMVPPLVIFVLPSIIFVTIGPAIIELIRQLGPVAGGK comes from the coding sequence ATGTTGCCTTTGCTATTAGTCGTGGTCGTATTCGTCACGGTGGTGATGGCGGTATTCGCCTTTGGAGCCGCGGTGGTGGCCCCAAGTTCTATTCTTGGCGCTCGTCTGCGAGCGCTGGGCGGACAGCAACAGCAGCAGGCGGAAAATAAACCCGCGATTCGGGAACGGATCGAGCAGGCTCTGGATCCCATCAGCAAGGCCCTTCCGCTTTCTCCCGCCGATGTGTCCCGTACCCGGGCCTGGCTGATTCAGGCCGGTTTCCGCGACCCCATTCACGTCAACTACTATTTTGGAGCCCGTCTGCTGGCGGCCGCCGCGGGCTTTGCCGCAGTCGCGTTGTTTGCCGGCTTCGATAACCTTTTTCTGATCGTCGGCATTCCTGGGCTCGGCTTTTTCCTGCCGCGTTTCATCCTGAAGCGCATGATCAAAGACCGGCAGAACCGCATTCGACTTGGCCTGCCCGACGCCCTCGATCTCACCGTGATTTGCGTAGAAGCCGGCCTCGCGCTCGACCAGGCTCTCACCCGCGTGGGCCAGGATCTCCATCATGCCCACCCCGACCTGAGCGATGAGTTCCATCTCGTAAACCTGGAAATGCGCGCCGGCAAGCCGCGTGTTGAAGCCCTCCGTAACCTGGTGGACCGCACCGGAGTTGACGACATCCGTTCGCTTGTTGGTACACTAATTCAAACTGATCGCTTCGGTACCAGCGTCGCCCAAGCCCTCCGGGTGCATTCCGACTCCCTCCGCACGGAACGCCGGCAACGGGCCGAAGAACAAGCTGCAAAAACCACCATCAAGATGGTTCCCCCACTGGTGATCTTTGTTCTGCCTTCGATCATTTTCGTCACGATCGGCCCGGCGATTATCGAGTTGATCCGGCAACTGGGTCCGGTCGCGGGCGGCAAGTAA
- a CDS encoding type II secretion system F family protein, which translates to MSTALIAFVVFVVVALATFMLASIFDQRNAQARLIKERLANERKAPELAAEEELALLRDEQLSQIPALDTLLRKSARVTDIQKMLAQAGMSLRAGNFLALSALAGIVATFVVYVLSKRVEIAWIAMLVGFLLPYSYASYRRNKRFEKFEELFPEAIDTLARAVRAGHAFTTALEMITDEVAEPVSSEFRQLFEEQKFGMPVRDALMNLTERMPLVDVKFFVTAVMLQRETGGNLAEILDNLSYVIRERFKIQRQVRVYTAQGRLTMALLMGMPPIIVAVMLVLNPGFIRPLFSDPIGHTLLVAGITLQTVGYFVIRKIIRIQV; encoded by the coding sequence ATGTCCACAGCGCTGATTGCTTTCGTCGTATTCGTCGTGGTCGCGCTCGCGACTTTTATGCTGGCGTCGATTTTCGACCAGCGTAACGCTCAGGCGCGCCTCATCAAAGAGCGACTGGCCAACGAGCGTAAAGCGCCCGAGTTGGCCGCGGAAGAAGAGCTCGCGCTCCTGCGCGACGAGCAACTCAGCCAGATCCCGGCGCTCGACACCCTGCTGCGGAAATCCGCGCGGGTAACCGACATCCAAAAAATGCTGGCGCAAGCCGGGATGTCGCTGCGAGCCGGCAACTTTCTGGCGCTTTCGGCTCTGGCCGGAATCGTGGCCACGTTCGTGGTGTATGTCCTGAGCAAGCGCGTCGAAATCGCGTGGATCGCCATGCTGGTCGGCTTCCTGCTCCCCTACTCCTACGCGTCCTATCGCCGCAACAAGCGCTTTGAAAAATTCGAGGAACTCTTTCCCGAGGCCATCGACACTCTGGCGCGCGCGGTTCGCGCCGGACACGCCTTCACCACCGCGCTCGAAATGATTACCGATGAGGTTGCGGAGCCGGTCTCCAGCGAATTTCGCCAACTCTTTGAAGAGCAGAAATTCGGCATGCCCGTCCGCGACGCGCTCATGAATCTGACCGAGCGCATGCCATTGGTCGACGTAAAGTTCTTCGTCACCGCAGTCATGTTGCAGCGCGAGACCGGAGGCAATCTGGCGGAGATTCTCGATAACCTCTCGTACGTCATCCGCGAGCGCTTTAAAATTCAACGCCAGGTGCGCGTCTATACTGCGCAGGGCCGGCTTACTATGGCGCTGCTGATGGGGATGCCCCCCATCATCGTGGCGGTCATGCTGGTGCTGAATCCCGGGTTTATTCGTCCGTTATTTTCCGATCCGATCGGACACACTCTGCTGGTCGCCGGCATCACTTTGCAAACGGTGGGATATTTCGTAATCCGGAAAATTATCCGGATTCAGGTTTAA
- a CDS encoding CpaF family protein — MANLQSFERTEQNLFQQVKADLHRKILDRLDLEKLGKSSGDSARDEVLVVIRNAVNTEVVPLSFAERERLSREILDEIFGLGPLEPLLKDPTVSDILVNRFDRVYVERAGKLERTGLSFKDDTHLMQIIERIVSRIGRRVDESSPMVDARLADGSRVNAIIPPLAIDGPCLSIRRFGREPVTARQMIENLTLTESMLELLSTMVKGRLNILVSGGTGAGKTTLLNVLSGYIPNSDRIVTIEDAAELQLKQEHVVRLETRPPNIEGKGAIRQRQLVINSLRMRPDRIVVGEVRGEEAFDMLQAMNTGHEGSLTTVHANSPRDAMARVENMVSMANLNIPERAVRHQISSAVHAVVQIARLSDGTRKVITISEITGMDNDRIGMQDIFSFDRTGINENGKVRGTFRATGVRPQFADRLATSGARLRPALFESKTEV, encoded by the coding sequence ATGGCAAATCTTCAATCCTTCGAGCGCACCGAGCAAAACCTGTTCCAGCAGGTGAAGGCCGACCTGCATCGCAAAATTCTCGACCGCCTCGACCTCGAAAAACTGGGCAAGTCGTCGGGCGATTCGGCGCGCGATGAAGTGCTGGTGGTGATCCGCAATGCGGTCAACACCGAAGTTGTGCCGCTCAGCTTTGCCGAACGCGAACGCCTGTCGCGCGAGATTCTCGACGAAATTTTCGGCCTCGGCCCGCTCGAGCCGCTGCTCAAAGATCCGACGGTCTCCGACATTCTGGTCAACCGTTTCGACCGCGTTTACGTCGAACGCGCCGGCAAACTGGAACGCACCGGATTGTCCTTCAAAGACGATACGCATCTCATGCAGATCATCGAGCGCATCGTCTCGCGCATCGGCCGCCGCGTCGACGAATCGTCGCCCATGGTCGACGCGCGTCTGGCCGATGGTTCGCGCGTCAATGCCATCATTCCGCCGCTCGCCATCGATGGTCCTTGTCTTTCGATCCGCCGCTTTGGACGCGAACCCGTCACCGCACGCCAGATGATCGAGAATCTCACGCTGACGGAATCGATGTTGGAATTGCTTTCGACCATGGTCAAAGGGCGGCTCAACATTTTGGTCTCCGGTGGAACGGGCGCGGGCAAGACCACGTTACTGAACGTTCTTTCCGGTTACATTCCCAACTCCGACCGCATCGTCACGATCGAAGATGCCGCCGAACTGCAACTCAAACAGGAGCATGTGGTCCGACTGGAAACGCGCCCGCCCAACATCGAAGGCAAAGGTGCGATCCGCCAGCGGCAACTCGTGATCAACAGCTTGCGTATGCGTCCCGACCGCATCGTAGTCGGCGAGGTGCGCGGCGAGGAGGCCTTCGACATGTTGCAGGCCATGAACACGGGCCACGAGGGCTCGCTGACTACCGTCCACGCCAACTCCCCGCGCGATGCCATGGCCCGCGTTGAAAACATGGTCTCGATGGCGAACCTCAACATTCCCGAGCGCGCCGTGCGCCACCAAATCTCGTCCGCGGTGCATGCCGTGGTGCAGATTGCGCGCCTCTCCGACGGAACGCGAAAAGTCATAACCATTTCGGAGATCACCGGCATGGATAACGATCGCATCGGCATGCAGGATATTTTCAGCTTCGACCGAACCGGCATCAATGAGAACGGAAAAGTTCGCGGCACGTTTCGCGCCACTGGTGTTCGTCCGCAGTTCGCGGACCGCCTGGCCACATCGGGCGCGCGGTTGCGGCCGGCGCTGTTTGAATCGAAGACTGAAGTTTAG
- a CDS encoding type II and III secretion system protein family protein: MKVRTSLLGPVLFAAVAFPAFSEIMQQPDTASQTAPNTTQTTNLPAQSQGSAPLRVMVGKSLLINTTEKLRRISISDPAIAYAQPITPTQILVHGKSPGEVSLLIWDELERSRSFDLRVDVDVSACADEERRVFPDEQIAVTPSRAAIVLSGHVSTEDVAKRAGELASAYSPKVVNVLTFGPVGAQEVLLQVKFAEVDRTALTQMGINFISTGGGNTIGTVTTGQYGSFGPQTLTPGGSQAATGTTGATSTTTINNVLNLFLFRPDINFGAVIEALENKSLLQILAEPNLIAVNGKESSFLAGGQFPFPIVQPGNGFTAVTISFKEFGVRLQFTPVIMPNGNIHLKVAPEVSTLDFSNALTISGFTVPALSTRKAETEFELQDGQSFVIAGLIDNRVTDIWNKIPGLGDIPILGNFFRSKSLQKTNSELMVLCTVRRISPSTEPPALPKNPRPFIDNSNFDKGK, translated from the coding sequence ATGAAAGTTCGCACGTCTCTGCTCGGCCCGGTACTGTTCGCCGCCGTCGCATTCCCCGCATTCTCAGAGATCATGCAACAGCCGGACACCGCGAGCCAGACTGCCCCGAACACCACGCAGACCACGAACCTTCCGGCGCAGTCTCAGGGATCGGCTCCCTTGCGCGTCATGGTGGGCAAGTCGTTGCTCATCAATACGACCGAAAAGTTGCGCCGCATTTCGATTAGCGACCCCGCTATCGCCTACGCGCAGCCCATTACGCCAACACAGATTCTGGTCCACGGCAAATCTCCAGGAGAAGTTTCGCTGTTGATCTGGGATGAACTGGAGCGCTCGCGCAGTTTCGATCTTCGCGTGGATGTGGACGTGAGCGCCTGCGCCGACGAAGAGCGGCGAGTGTTTCCCGACGAGCAAATTGCCGTTACCCCTTCCCGCGCCGCCATTGTGCTCTCCGGCCACGTATCCACGGAAGATGTCGCTAAGCGCGCCGGAGAATTGGCCAGCGCGTATTCTCCGAAAGTCGTCAACGTGCTCACCTTTGGGCCGGTTGGAGCCCAGGAAGTTTTGCTGCAAGTAAAATTTGCCGAAGTCGACCGCACCGCACTGACGCAGATGGGAATCAACTTCATTTCCACGGGCGGCGGGAATACGATCGGCACCGTCACTACAGGACAATACGGCAGCTTCGGCCCGCAAACTCTGACCCCGGGGGGTAGCCAGGCAGCCACGGGCACGACCGGCGCTACGAGTACGACGACTATCAACAACGTCCTGAATCTTTTTCTTTTTCGCCCTGACATTAATTTCGGCGCTGTAATCGAAGCCCTCGAAAATAAGAGCCTGCTGCAAATACTCGCCGAACCCAATTTGATTGCGGTGAACGGCAAAGAATCCAGTTTCCTGGCTGGCGGCCAGTTCCCTTTTCCCATCGTGCAACCGGGCAATGGATTTACGGCAGTGACCATCTCGTTCAAAGAGTTTGGCGTGCGCCTGCAGTTCACTCCGGTGATCATGCCTAATGGGAACATCCATTTGAAAGTCGCTCCGGAGGTGAGCACGCTGGATTTCTCCAATGCGCTCACCATCTCGGGATTTACGGTGCCGGCGCTGAGCACGCGCAAAGCGGAAACGGAGTTTGAGTTGCAGGACGGACAAAGCTTTGTGATTGCCGGTCTCATCGACAACCGGGTCACCGACATCTGGAACAAAATTCCGGGCCTCGGGGACATTCCGATCCTGGGAAATTTTTTCCGCAGCAAGAGCTTGCAGAAGACGAATTCCGAACTCATGGTTTTGTGCACGGTGCGCCGCATTTCCCCCAGTACGGAGCCTCCTGCATTGCCCAAGAATCCCCGGCCCTTCATCGATAACAGCAATTTCGACAAGGGCAAGTAG
- the cpaB gene encoding Flp pilus assembly protein CpaB, with protein MNRTRLLMIGVLAVAIGFFASVYVYKNLQSKTGNVEAGVDVIVAANDLQVGAKVDERDIKIIRIPASDLPPGAPRRRADVLGHGVIVPISKGEFILPNRLAGENAGSGLPSLIPPGMRAVSVRVNEVVSVAGFVTPGTRVDVLLTGAPGSGGEQETTTVLQNVAVLASGHTLERTSTGEAQTTTVITLLVSPDDAQKLTLASSEGHIQLAMRNPLDTKQDEVLPSSSRGLYRGAAPPAPTQVAVRHAVTKAVQPAPPPPPTGISVEVYQGDKKPETVKCSEENCGTN; from the coding sequence ATGAACCGCACACGTTTGTTGATGATCGGGGTTCTGGCGGTAGCCATTGGCTTCTTTGCAAGCGTCTATGTCTACAAGAACTTGCAATCGAAGACGGGTAACGTCGAAGCCGGAGTGGACGTGATCGTGGCGGCCAACGATCTGCAAGTCGGCGCGAAAGTAGATGAGCGGGACATCAAAATCATCAGGATTCCCGCTTCCGATTTACCGCCGGGCGCGCCCCGCCGCCGCGCCGACGTATTGGGCCATGGCGTCATCGTTCCTATTTCGAAGGGCGAGTTCATCCTGCCCAACCGGCTCGCCGGCGAAAATGCCGGCTCGGGTCTGCCTTCGCTGATTCCTCCCGGCATGCGCGCTGTATCGGTGCGGGTGAATGAAGTTGTATCCGTGGCGGGATTCGTCACTCCCGGAACCCGCGTCGATGTGCTGCTGACGGGTGCCCCAGGCTCGGGGGGCGAACAGGAAACCACGACGGTGCTACAGAACGTTGCCGTCCTCGCATCCGGCCACACCCTCGAGCGAACTTCCACTGGCGAGGCCCAGACTACAACCGTCATTACGCTGCTGGTTTCGCCCGACGATGCTCAGAAACTTACCCTGGCCAGTTCGGAAGGGCACATTCAATTGGCGATGCGCAACCCCCTCGATACCAAGCAGGACGAAGTGCTCCCCTCCAGTTCGCGCGGTCTTTACCGGGGAGCGGCCCCGCCCGCGCCGACGCAAGTGGCGGTTCGCCATGCCGTGACCAAGGCAGTCCAGCCGGCTCCTCCACCCCCACCCACCGGCATCAGCGTTGAGGTTTACCAAGGCGACAAGAAACCAGAAACCGTGAAGTGCTCGGAGGAGAATTGCGGCACAAACTAG